One Cuculus canorus isolate bCucCan1 chromosome 2, bCucCan1.pri, whole genome shotgun sequence genomic region harbors:
- the SKIDA1 gene encoding SKI/DACH domain-containing protein 1 produces the protein MGDLKSGFEEVDGVRLGYLIIKGKQMFALSQVFTDLLKNIPRTTVHKRMDHLKVKKHHCDLEELRKLKAINSIAFHAAKCTLISREDVEALYTSCKTERVLKTKRRKISRALSPTELRPELAPSDPFCGFWKENKLWLGLEGAARPLLPLRRRALRPGDAALLPAAHLPHIFSKYTGHSYPELARAPRKPPVNYEPAAGGCAPLRARRPPAARPPPAAAAAPPPPPARCRRRRRRHGAAAAAALGPPGAARRSRAAQPLPRGFAPPPAFPESGSSDSESSCCSGRAAHDSDCGSSLSSSSEASSEEEDEEEDEEEDEEGSGATDSSEGSSEEEEEEEEEEEEEEEDSTSDSDSSSVSSQVSVQSIRFRRTSFCSPPGVVHANFLYHLAAAAAPRAPAPAPADPGGLPELSGEWGRPGWALRCSGGPGSCFAEIRDGRVSEITFPHSEFSNNAKSTDLTINCVAKGASSPSPKTNNAFPQQRILREARKCLQATTTHRADNNTIAARFLNNDSSSAAANSEKDSKIPHCIEFATDLPSLQTDPEEDAASPGAAAAAAAELQCTETGSKALPFLHSIKIKIEDSSANDEYEPDLTTHKLKCECNDTKDEFYGVTESNNQDALLTTKEDSACTEKETTSLNPLTQSQVLSCTLSTPKPEDGEYKFGARVRKNYRTLVLGKRPVLQTPPVKPNLKSARSPRPTGKIETHEGTLDDFTVNNRRKRVASNVASAVKRPFNFMANFPCPPSLIIGNDGDLLPAYSLNTTKDSQPPHKAHPVWKWQLGGSAIPLPPSHKFRKFN, from the coding sequence ATGGGAGACCTGAAGTCGGGTTTTGAGGAGGTGGATGGCGTGAGGCTCGGCTACCTCATcattaaaggaaagcaaatgtttgcACTCTCCCAGGTTTTTACAGACCTGCTCAAAAATATCCCGCGAACTACCGTGCACAAGCGAATGGatcatttaaaagtaaaaaagcatCACTGCGACCTGGAGGAGTTGAGGAAACTCAAAGCCATCAACTCCATCGCTTTCCACGCCGCCAAATGCACCCTGATCTCCAGAGAGGACGTGGAAGCCCTTTACACATCCTGCAAAACCGAACGGGTCCTTAAGACGAAGCGGAGGAAAATAAGCCGTGCGCTGTCACCCACCGAGCTGCGGCCGGAGCTGGCGCCCAGCGACCCCTTCTGCGGCTTCTGGAAGGAGAACAAACTTTGGCTGGGACTGGAGGGCGCTGCTCGGCCGCTGCTGCCCCTGCGGAGGAGAGCCCTGCGCCCGGGGGACGCCGCCTTGCTACCGGCCGCTCATCTACCTCACATTTTTAGTAAATACACTGGCCACAGCTACCCAGAACTCGCACGGGCGCCTCGCAAACCCCCCGTAAACTATGAACCGGCGGCGGGCGGCTGCGCTCCCCTTcgcgcccgccgcccgcccgccgcccgccccccgcccgccgccgccgccgcgcccccgcccccgcccgcccgctgccgccgccgccgccgccgccacggggccgccgccgccgctgcgcTGGGCCCCCCCGGCGCCGCCCGCCGGTCCCGCGCCGCCCAGCCGCTGCCCCGCGGCTTCGCGCCGCCACCCGCCTTCCCCGAGAGCGGCAGCAGCGACTCCGAGTCCAGCTGCTGCTCCGGCCGCGCTGCGCACGACTCGGACTGCggctccagcctctccagctcCAGCGAGGCCAGCtcggaggaggaggacgaggaggaggacgaggaggaggacgaggagggCAGCGGCGCCACGGACTCCAGCGAGGGCAGctcggaggaggaggaggaggaagaggaggaggaagaggaggaggaggaggacagcaCCTCGGACTCCGACTCCAGCTCGGTCTCCAGCCAGGTCTCGGTGCAGAGCATCCGCTTCAGGCGCACCAGCTTCTGCAGCCCGCCCGGCGTGGTCCACGCCAACTTCTTGTACCATCTggcggccgccgccgccccccgcgccccggccccggccccggcggATCCCGGCGGGCTGCCCGAGCTGTCGGGGGAGTGGGGCCGCCCCGGCTGGGCGCTGCGCTGCTCCGGCGGCCCGGGGAGCTGCTTCGCCGAGATAAGAGATGGTAGGGTGTCCGAGATCACATTCCCACACTCTGAATTTTCCAATAATGCCAAGAGTACTGACCTAACAATTAACTGTGTTGCAAAGGGGGCCTCTTCACCTAGCCCAAAGACAAACAATGCATTTCCACAACAAAGAATACTCAGAGAGGCAAGGAAATGCCTTCAAGCAACTACTACACACCGTGCAGATAACAATACAATAGCTGCTAGGTTCTTAAATAATGATTCTTCATCAGCGGCAGCAAATTCAGAGAAAGATTCCAAAATCCCTCATTGTATTGAATTTGCCACGGATTTGCCCTCTTTACAAACTGATCCTGAGGAGGATGCTGCTTCtccaggggcagcagcagcagcagcagctgaactcCAGTGCACTGAAACGGGCAGTAAGGCATTGCCATTCCTGCACAGcattaaaatcaaaatagaGGACAGCAGTGCGAACGACGAGTATGAGCCTGACCTTACAACACATAAGCTAAAGTGTGAGTGCAATGATACTAAGGATGAATTTTACGGTGTGACTGAGAGTAATAACCAGGACGCTTTATTAACAACCAAGGAAGATTCTGCATGCACTGAGAAAGAAACCACTTCCTTAAACCCGCTGACTCAGAGTCAGGTCCTCTCATGCACTTTAAGTACTCCAAAACCTGAGGATGGGGAGTATAAATTTGGAGCAAGGGTGAGAAAAAATTACAGGACACTGGTTTTGGGAAAGCGACCTGTACTGCAGACTCCTCCAGTCAAACCAAATTTGAAATCAGCTCGAAGCCCACGTCCTACAGGTAAAATCGAGACACATGAAGGAACACTGGATGATTTTACAGTTAACAATAGACGCAAAAGGGTAGCCAGCAATGTAGCATCAGCAGTGAAAAGGCCATTTAATTTCATGGCAAATTTTCCCTGTCCACCATCACTAATTATTGGCAATGATGGGGATTTGTTGCCAGCTTATTCCTTAAACACCACTAAGGATTCCCAACCACCTCACAAGGCCCATCCTGTATGGAAATGGCAGCTGGGCGGTTCTGCAATACCTCTTCCACCTAGCCACAAATTCAGgaaatttaattaa